Proteins found in one Pseudoxanthomonas sp. SL93 genomic segment:
- a CDS encoding DUF4136 domain-containing protein, translating to MNRLSLGGLVLLLAGCASTPTVTTDHDPAANFASYRTYSWAAKPQAGSPLVQQRIVDGIDARLRAKGWTQAPNGQVAIAAHVVASQKQTIDTFYSGTGMGGWGYRGGWRGGMGTATSTVRTYDVGTLIVDMFDASTQQAVWRGSASSTVPSSPEKVNQTVDAALDKMFAGFPPGTASP from the coding sequence ATGAACCGATTGTCTTTGGGAGGGCTGGTCCTGCTGCTGGCAGGCTGCGCATCCACGCCCACGGTCACCACGGACCACGACCCGGCGGCGAACTTCGCCTCCTACCGCACCTACAGCTGGGCGGCCAAGCCGCAGGCCGGCTCGCCACTGGTGCAGCAGCGCATCGTGGACGGCATCGATGCACGGCTGCGCGCGAAAGGCTGGACCCAGGCGCCCAACGGACAGGTGGCGATCGCGGCGCACGTGGTCGCCAGCCAGAAGCAGACCATCGACACGTTCTACAGCGGCACCGGCATGGGCGGGTGGGGGTATCGCGGTGGCTGGCGCGGCGGCATGGGCACCGCGACCAGTACGGTGCGCACCTACGATGTCGGCACGCTGATCGTCGACATGTTCGACGCCAGCACCCAGCAGGCCGTCTGGCGTGGCAGTGCGAGCAGCACCGTGCCGAGCTCACCCGAGAAGGTCAACCAGACCGTCGATGCGGCGCTGGACAAGATGTTCGCCGGTTTCCCGCCGGGAACGGCATCGCCCTGA
- a CDS encoding patatin-like phospholipase family protein, which translates to MATKPTLRQRLCLVAGLCAAACVSVPLPAAAQQASADTTSCIQRDGNLARPRIGLALGGGGARGMSHVRILKKLETLGIPVDCIAGTSAGALIGAMYASGRSTDEIEQLILTTDWKDVFNDALPRRDRSLRRKAEDTTRLTQVGIGFRSDKGVGIAAGVSEGAKLLALFERATGSGRVSGRFDDLPIPFRAVATDINTGKPVVIDHGSLPMAMRASMSLPAIFQPVAMEGKILLDGGVSDQIPIDVVRAMGAQRIIAVDVGTPLSVLDRSASIVEVLDQLSGFLTTGSAARQLETLGPDDLVIRPDLDDRVATGDFQKAALALEIGQAAADAATPALRSFVYAPPAHATTPRPVPVPPDPEIAFVHIVNHTDYADDLLLSYLPVTPGQRLDTGAMQAGIMRAYGLGTLASITYEVKRENGQVGVEVVATPKPNGPAYLEAGLTLSNDLQGNRETNLRAGVLFAPLSPYGAEARVVLQLGSEPGLTGEYYHPFDLANRYAASVQGGYQSRSFNVFDAQGYQVERYRLDRYGVSAFLFRNFSNVLSIGVGAERYAGSARVEIGDPAVRREDFQDGAVRVVATLDDIDSLFFPRDGVLARFGLRGSRDWMGADAEFDQIDFDAYAAKSFGRHAVQLGSSYHVTASGEAPLQSIYRLGGRWRLAGFQHNQLTGKHYALVFAGYTYELANFRGRSAQVGGTLEYGNAWQRRSDMDLDDGILNASVFIGFDSWIGPLIFGIGDRKGSDPIIFVELGQGL; encoded by the coding sequence ATGGCGACGAAGCCGACCCTGCGCCAGCGGCTTTGCCTGGTTGCGGGGCTCTGCGCCGCCGCCTGCGTTTCGGTTCCATTGCCTGCTGCCGCCCAGCAGGCTTCCGCGGACACGACATCCTGCATCCAGCGTGACGGCAACCTGGCAAGACCGCGTATCGGGCTGGCGCTGGGCGGAGGCGGCGCGCGCGGCATGTCGCACGTACGCATCCTGAAGAAGCTGGAGACCCTGGGCATTCCCGTCGACTGCATCGCGGGCACCAGTGCCGGTGCGCTGATCGGCGCGATGTACGCCTCCGGACGCTCCACCGACGAGATCGAACAGCTCATCCTCACCACCGACTGGAAGGACGTGTTCAACGATGCGCTGCCGCGCCGTGACCGCTCGCTGCGCCGCAAGGCGGAGGACACGACGCGGCTCACCCAGGTCGGCATCGGGTTCCGCTCCGACAAGGGCGTGGGCATCGCGGCCGGTGTCAGCGAAGGCGCGAAGCTGCTTGCGCTGTTCGAACGCGCCACCGGCAGCGGCCGCGTCAGTGGCCGTTTCGACGACCTGCCCATTCCGTTCCGCGCGGTCGCGACGGACATCAACACCGGCAAGCCGGTCGTGATCGACCATGGCAGCCTGCCCATGGCGATGCGCGCCAGCATGTCGTTGCCGGCGATCTTCCAGCCGGTGGCGATGGAGGGAAAGATCCTGCTGGATGGGGGTGTCTCCGACCAGATTCCGATCGACGTGGTGCGTGCCATGGGGGCCCAGCGCATCATCGCGGTGGATGTGGGTACGCCGCTTTCGGTGCTGGACCGCAGCGCCAGCATCGTGGAAGTGCTGGACCAGCTGAGTGGCTTCCTGACCACCGGCAGTGCCGCACGGCAACTGGAAACGCTGGGGCCGGATGACCTGGTGATACGCCCTGACCTGGATGACCGCGTGGCCACCGGGGATTTCCAGAAAGCCGCGCTGGCGCTGGAAATCGGCCAGGCAGCAGCGGACGCGGCCACGCCGGCCCTGCGCAGCTTCGTGTACGCACCGCCCGCGCACGCCACGACGCCACGCCCGGTGCCGGTGCCGCCCGACCCGGAGATCGCCTTCGTCCACATCGTCAACCACACCGACTATGCCGACGACCTGCTGCTGTCGTACCTGCCCGTGACGCCGGGCCAGCGCCTGGACACGGGCGCGATGCAGGCCGGCATCATGCGGGCCTACGGCCTGGGCACGCTGGCCAGCATCACCTATGAAGTGAAACGCGAGAACGGACAGGTGGGTGTGGAAGTCGTGGCCACGCCCAAGCCCAACGGACCCGCCTATCTCGAGGCTGGCCTGACCCTGAGCAACGATCTGCAGGGCAACCGCGAAACCAACCTGCGTGCGGGCGTGCTGTTCGCACCCTTGTCACCGTATGGTGCCGAAGCGCGCGTGGTGCTGCAGCTGGGCAGCGAGCCGGGCCTCACCGGCGAGTACTACCATCCGTTTGACCTGGCCAACCGCTACGCCGCCAGCGTGCAGGGCGGCTACCAGAGCCGCAGCTTCAATGTCTTCGATGCGCAGGGCTACCAGGTCGAGCGTTACCGCCTGGACCGCTACGGCGTATCGGCGTTCCTGTTCCGTAACTTCTCCAATGTCCTGAGCATCGGCGTGGGCGCCGAGCGCTACGCCGGCAGTGCGCGCGTCGAGATCGGCGACCCGGCGGTGCGCCGCGAGGATTTCCAGGACGGTGCGGTCAGGGTGGTCGCCACGCTGGATGACATCGACAGCCTGTTCTTCCCCCGTGATGGCGTGCTGGCCCGGTTCGGTCTGCGCGGTTCACGCGACTGGATGGGCGCAGACGCGGAGTTCGACCAGATCGACTTCGACGCCTACGCGGCGAAGAGCTTCGGCCGCCATGCCGTGCAGCTGGGAAGCAGTTACCACGTGACCGCGTCGGGCGAGGCACCCCTGCAGAGCATCTACCGCCTGGGTGGCCGCTGGCGACTGGCGGGATTCCAGCACAACCAGCTCACCGGCAAGCACTACGCACTGGTGTTCGCCGGCTATACCTACGAGCTGGCCAACTTCCGCGGACGTTCGGCGCAGGTGGGCGGCACGCTGGAATACGGCAATGCCTGGCAGCGCCGCAGTGACATGGACCTGGATGACGGCATCCTCAATGCCAGCGTCTTCATCGGATTCGATTCGTGGATCGGCCCGCTCATCTTCGGCATCGGCGACCGCAAGGGGAGCGACCCCATCATCTTCGTCGAGCTTGGCCAGGGTCTGTAG
- a CDS encoding BamA/TamA family outer membrane protein, translating to MASRQAMDDASGMEQGAARKDRTSFVVLPIPQSNPALGSGLVLAGVAFYQPAGSPRPWMTGAAVLWTDNGSRGGGVFQKAYLRGDLYRVSAFAGGANLNVRFYGIGAGEANRDVSVPIEQSGRAVQLDGLRRLRPNLYAGLRLRAAQVETSLRFEGEASEEFDLESLQLDTRIGGPGLLLQYDSRDSEMYPLTGRYANLQLQWNLASFGSDLRYDRQELSYNHYRSLSPKGVLALRGALCRASDGAPFFDICLFGASNDLRGYETGQYRDRAMAAVQAEYRWQFARRWGAVFFAGVGGVAPSMSDLADSRALPSGGMGLRFKASTAYNVNVSLDYAVGRDTDAVYVYIGESF from the coding sequence GTGGCCAGCCGCCAGGCGATGGATGACGCCTCGGGGATGGAGCAGGGCGCTGCGCGGAAGGACCGGACGAGCTTTGTCGTATTGCCCATTCCCCAATCCAACCCGGCCCTCGGCAGCGGGCTGGTGTTGGCGGGCGTGGCTTTCTACCAGCCGGCCGGCAGTCCGCGCCCCTGGATGACCGGGGCCGCCGTGCTGTGGACCGACAACGGCAGCCGCGGCGGCGGCGTGTTCCAGAAGGCGTACCTGCGCGGCGATCTCTATCGCGTGTCCGCCTTTGCTGGCGGGGCCAACCTCAACGTCAGGTTCTACGGCATCGGTGCGGGTGAGGCGAACCGCGATGTTTCCGTACCCATCGAGCAGAGCGGCCGCGCCGTGCAGCTGGATGGCTTGCGACGCCTGCGGCCCAACCTCTACGCCGGCCTGCGCCTGCGTGCCGCCCAGGTGGAGACGTCGCTGAGGTTCGAAGGCGAAGCGTCAGAAGAGTTCGACCTGGAATCACTGCAGCTCGATACACGCATAGGCGGGCCCGGCCTGCTGCTGCAGTACGACTCGCGCGACAGCGAGATGTATCCGTTGACCGGCCGTTACGCCAACCTGCAGCTGCAGTGGAACCTGGCGTCCTTCGGCAGCGACCTGCGCTACGACCGGCAGGAACTCAGCTACAACCATTACCGCAGCCTGTCGCCAAAAGGCGTACTGGCCCTGCGCGGCGCCCTGTGCCGGGCCAGCGATGGCGCCCCGTTCTTCGATATCTGCCTGTTCGGTGCCTCCAACGACCTGCGCGGCTACGAGACGGGCCAGTACCGGGACCGCGCGATGGCGGCCGTGCAGGCCGAGTACCGGTGGCAGTTCGCACGGCGCTGGGGCGCCGTGTTCTTTGCGGGCGTCGGGGGCGTGGCGCCGAGCATGAGCGACCTTGCCGATTCCCGAGCCCTGCCGTCCGGCGGGATGGGACTGCGCTTCAAGGCCTCGACGGCGTATAACGTCAACGTCAGCCTGGATTACGCCGTCGGCCGCGACACCGACGCGGTCTACGTCTACATCGGCGAGTCGTTCTGA
- a CDS encoding response regulator transcription factor, with protein MDAVEYPYAERQCVRLLVADDHILVAQGIEQLLRPCFGHVRLVNSGEALMDALMHHTYDVVITDVSMDGMSGIEAMQQTRRLGCTVPFIFLTMHGGAAIAAEAIRSGASGYVLKSSAGEDLLHAIREVLAGRTYVASSVALRAIHGMEGQPGSGLTDKQRRILEYVGKGLRSKQIAYELGISVRTVESHKYTIMQELGVHGTVELVRRAEELGLLDLRTLRTASVA; from the coding sequence ATGGATGCTGTCGAATACCCATACGCAGAGCGGCAATGTGTCCGCTTGCTTGTTGCCGACGACCATATCCTGGTCGCGCAAGGCATAGAACAATTGCTGCGCCCCTGCTTCGGACACGTCCGGCTCGTCAACTCGGGGGAGGCGTTGATGGATGCGCTGATGCACCACACCTACGACGTGGTGATCACCGACGTCAGCATGGACGGCATGAGCGGCATCGAGGCGATGCAGCAGACGCGCCGGTTAGGGTGCACAGTACCTTTCATCTTCCTCACCATGCACGGGGGCGCCGCCATCGCCGCCGAGGCGATCCGTTCCGGTGCCAGTGGCTACGTGCTCAAGAGCTCTGCCGGGGAAGATCTGCTGCATGCAATCCGGGAAGTACTGGCGGGGCGGACTTATGTGGCGTCGAGTGTCGCCCTGAGGGCTATCCACGGCATGGAAGGCCAGCCGGGTAGCGGCCTGACCGACAAACAGAGGCGAATCCTGGAATACGTTGGCAAGGGGCTACGCTCCAAGCAGATCGCCTATGAGCTGGGCATCTCCGTACGCACGGTCGAGTCGCACAAGTACACGATCATGCAGGAGCTGGGGGTCCACGGCACGGTCGAACTGGTGCGCAGGGCGGAAGAGCTCGGCCTGCTGGATCTGCGTACCCTTCGCACGGCGTCCGTGGCGTGA
- a CDS encoding di-heme oxidoredictase family protein, protein MFASLVRLRVRTPVVVLLLALLPLLAACGVDSSADGDTDGEGGFWSSTRAAPGTVMAGASQQMAAAEPPRNIAVNPVPPGRYRIASAHSGLCIEIRDGSMANGTPLVQSACEATLHRQFFDIGETAVGQYRLRNLQSQKSADIPGASGADHVIVQQWDDNGSGAQRFRLQQLDASDRYRIVNVNSGKCLGIVGASTAAGASVEQVTCATATAQQFHLAAGEPEAVRQNGSQPLLPPPPAVPASASYQPLAWPDDAAAIHFTQEDGTLVTHVGGRVRDRHAREPIVDDSYQVFPPQYFERRTHEIVIHDDAVPGTSGEQRILTIVVRPQHYWYGTNFRHGYIGRRSEDPLEPTSVALYADNGGMKLLPGGVAAQTPIANYAQLGQDPNGNYTPPAGAPGNAFVLVKEIRTAANDAHRPLRKGDLVEFELGIFLAGNPDLIGRFNYYAEALVYRAGAHGIVSWYRGPGYGVQRPLDSLAMPAEALSAGPWMTLHEDTSSEPFRMLQQASHNIAGYNMQPWAEGRRLIHTSFASGRHSEESNTVFSAHAGKTAPNFSQTRCVDCHTGNGRSSPVVGAPLNRLGVFTGVAGAGTQAPDARFGLRLQQGTYREAGANLDGREAELVLTGYTESPGRYADGSGYVLRRPNYLLRDRAGQPMALPTALSVRVAPSLVGLGLLEAVPEQQLERLALAQQGDPDGVAGRLQIVADSRDPGVSRVGRFGWKGGTATLEQQTSLAFNTDMGVSSPLMPSLECARGSLGAACAQVNNGSAKLTAADIHQTTLYLSLLGVPPKRDFDNPQEQDAQARARQLRVKRGAQMFEAARCGTCHAPELRTGHHRFVELRYQTIRPYTDLLLHDMGPDLADTYVEGRATAREWRTAPLWGLGLAAAINPNVRYLHDGRAATLEEAVLWHGGQGTAARQRFEAMSAADRQALMDFLRSL, encoded by the coding sequence ATGTTCGCTTCCCTCGTCAGGCTGCGGGTACGTACACCCGTGGTGGTCTTACTGCTTGCGTTGCTGCCGCTGCTTGCCGCTTGCGGTGTCGATTCCTCTGCCGATGGCGACACCGACGGGGAGGGCGGCTTCTGGTCTTCCACGCGCGCCGCACCCGGCACGGTCATGGCGGGCGCGAGCCAGCAGATGGCCGCGGCGGAGCCGCCCAGGAACATCGCCGTGAACCCGGTGCCGCCCGGCCGCTACCGCATCGCCAGTGCGCACAGCGGCCTGTGCATCGAGATCCGCGACGGCAGCATGGCCAACGGTACGCCGCTGGTGCAGTCGGCCTGCGAAGCCACGCTGCACCGGCAGTTCTTCGACATCGGCGAGACCGCTGTCGGCCAGTACCGCCTGCGCAACCTGCAATCGCAGAAATCCGCGGACATTCCCGGGGCATCCGGCGCCGACCACGTCATCGTGCAGCAATGGGACGACAACGGCAGTGGCGCACAGCGTTTCCGCCTGCAACAGCTGGACGCCAGCGACCGCTACCGCATCGTCAACGTCAACAGCGGCAAGTGCCTCGGCATCGTCGGCGCATCGACGGCGGCGGGCGCGTCCGTCGAGCAGGTCACCTGCGCCACCGCGACGGCGCAGCAGTTCCACCTGGCCGCCGGCGAGCCGGAGGCCGTGCGCCAGAACGGATCGCAGCCGTTGCTGCCGCCACCACCGGCGGTGCCCGCATCGGCCAGCTACCAGCCACTGGCGTGGCCCGATGACGCCGCCGCCATCCACTTCACCCAGGAAGACGGAACGCTGGTCACCCACGTCGGTGGCCGCGTGCGCGACCGCCACGCCCGCGAACCCATCGTCGACGACAGCTATCAGGTATTCCCGCCGCAGTATTTCGAACGGCGTACGCACGAGATCGTCATCCATGACGATGCCGTGCCCGGCACGTCCGGCGAGCAGCGCATCCTGACCATCGTGGTCAGGCCGCAGCACTACTGGTATGGCACCAACTTCCGCCACGGCTACATCGGCCGCCGCAGCGAAGATCCGCTCGAGCCCACGTCGGTGGCGCTGTATGCCGACAACGGCGGCATGAAGCTGCTGCCCGGCGGCGTGGCCGCGCAGACGCCCATCGCCAACTACGCGCAGCTCGGCCAGGATCCGAACGGCAACTACACGCCGCCGGCCGGCGCACCGGGCAACGCGTTCGTGCTGGTCAAGGAGATCCGCACGGCAGCGAACGATGCGCACCGCCCGCTGCGCAAGGGCGACCTGGTGGAGTTCGAACTTGGCATCTTCCTGGCCGGCAACCCGGACCTCATCGGCCGCTTCAACTACTACGCCGAAGCGCTGGTCTACCGGGCCGGTGCGCACGGCATCGTGTCCTGGTATCGCGGGCCCGGGTATGGCGTGCAGCGGCCGCTGGACTCGCTGGCGATGCCGGCGGAAGCGCTCAGCGCCGGGCCTTGGATGACGCTGCACGAAGACACGTCCAGCGAACCGTTCCGCATGCTGCAGCAGGCCTCGCACAACATCGCCGGCTACAACATGCAGCCCTGGGCGGAGGGGCGCCGGCTGATCCACACCTCGTTCGCCAGCGGGCGGCATTCCGAAGAGAGCAACACGGTGTTCAGCGCGCACGCGGGCAAGACCGCGCCCAATTTCTCGCAGACACGCTGCGTGGACTGCCACACCGGCAACGGACGCAGCTCGCCGGTGGTGGGTGCGCCCCTGAACCGGCTGGGCGTGTTCACCGGCGTGGCCGGCGCGGGCACGCAGGCGCCCGATGCGCGCTTCGGCCTGCGCCTGCAGCAGGGCACCTACCGCGAAGCCGGCGCCAACCTCGACGGTCGCGAAGCCGAACTGGTGCTGACGGGTTACACCGAGTCGCCGGGCCGCTACGCCGACGGCAGCGGGTATGTGCTGCGCAGGCCGAACTACCTGTTGCGCGATCGCGCCGGCCAGCCGATGGCATTGCCGACGGCGCTGTCGGTGCGCGTCGCGCCTTCGCTGGTGGGGCTTGGCCTGCTGGAAGCCGTGCCCGAACAGCAACTCGAACGCCTCGCGCTCGCCCAGCAGGGCGATCCTGACGGTGTGGCCGGGCGCCTGCAGATCGTGGCCGACTCGCGTGACCCCGGGGTCAGCCGGGTGGGCCGCTTCGGTTGGAAGGGCGGCACCGCCACGCTGGAGCAGCAGACGTCGCTGGCATTCAACACCGACATGGGCGTGAGTTCGCCCCTGATGCCTTCACTGGAATGCGCACGCGGCAGCCTGGGCGCGGCCTGCGCCCAGGTGAACAACGGCAGCGCGAAGCTGACCGCGGCCGACATCCACCAGACCACGCTCTACCTGAGCCTGCTGGGCGTGCCGCCGAAGCGCGATTTCGACAATCCGCAGGAGCAGGATGCACAGGCGCGGGCGCGGCAACTGCGCGTCAAGCGCGGCGCGCAGATGTTCGAGGCCGCGCGTTGCGGAACATGCCACGCGCCCGAGTTGCGTACCGGACATCACCGGTTCGTCGAACTCCGCTACCAGACCATCCGCCCCTATACCGACCTGCTGCTGCACGACATGGGGCCGGACCTGGCCGACACGTACGTCGAGGGCCGTGCCACGGCACGCGAATGGCGTACGGCACCGCTGTGGGGGCTGGGACTGGCGGCCGCGATCAACCCGAACGTGCGCTACCTGCACGACGGTCGCGCGGCCACGCTGGAAGAGGCCGTGCTGTGGCATGGAGGGCAGGGCACGGCAGCCCGGCAGCGTTTCGAAGCGATGAGCGCCGCGGACCGCCAGGCATTGATGGATTTCCTCCGATCACTGTGA
- a CDS encoding HAD family hydrolase, with amino-acid sequence MKTFIRCMLCLLLAVMGMPGWARDALPSWQDGDTKRAIVAFVEKTTREGGPDFVPVEARIATFDNDGTLWAEQPAYFQLMFVFDRIRALAPQHPEWKTTEPYRSVLAGDMKGLAAGGEHGLMALLATTHAGMTTDEFSATVRDWIATARHPETKRPYPAMTYQPMRELLAYLRAHGYKTYIVSGGGQEFMRPWVEQTYGIPPEQVIGSYGELRYELRDGTPVLVKEAKVGLVDDHAGKPVGIQRFIGRRPVLAFGNSDGDLEMLQWTTAGDGPRFAGLVHHTDGKREWAYDRASKIGTLDKALDMAGLRGWTVVDMARDWRVVYSNP; translated from the coding sequence ATGAAGACCTTCATCCGATGCATGCTGTGCCTGCTGCTGGCCGTGATGGGGATGCCCGGGTGGGCACGCGATGCGCTGCCGTCCTGGCAGGACGGCGACACCAAGCGCGCCATCGTCGCCTTCGTCGAGAAGACCACGCGCGAGGGTGGTCCCGACTTCGTGCCGGTGGAAGCACGCATCGCCACCTTCGACAATGACGGCACGTTGTGGGCGGAACAGCCCGCCTACTTCCAGCTTATGTTTGTCTTCGACCGCATCCGCGCGCTGGCGCCGCAGCATCCCGAGTGGAAGACCACCGAACCCTACCGCTCGGTGCTGGCGGGCGACATGAAAGGCCTGGCGGCCGGCGGCGAGCACGGACTGATGGCACTGCTCGCCACCACCCATGCCGGCATGACGACCGACGAGTTCAGCGCCACCGTCAGGGACTGGATCGCCACCGCGCGTCATCCCGAGACCAAGCGCCCCTACCCGGCGATGACCTACCAGCCCATGCGCGAACTGCTGGCGTACCTGCGCGCGCACGGCTACAAGACCTACATCGTCTCCGGCGGGGGCCAGGAGTTCATGCGGCCCTGGGTCGAGCAGACGTACGGGATTCCACCCGAGCAGGTCATCGGCAGCTACGGCGAGCTGCGTTATGAACTGCGGGACGGCACGCCCGTGCTGGTGAAGGAAGCCAAGGTCGGCCTGGTGGACGACCATGCCGGCAAACCCGTCGGCATCCAGCGTTTCATCGGACGAAGGCCGGTGCTGGCGTTCGGCAACTCCGATGGCGACCTGGAGATGCTGCAGTGGACGACGGCTGGCGATGGTCCGCGTTTCGCCGGCCTCGTTCACCATACCGACGGCAAGCGGGAATGGGCCTACGATCGCGCATCGAAGATCGGCACGCTCGACAAGGCACTGGACATGGCCGGCCTGCGCGGCTGGACGGTCGTGGATATGGCACGCGACTGGCGCGTGGTATACAGCAACCCATAA
- a CDS encoding transporter, which yields MECTRTRRYSPRLTHFLAGGLLTSLALGCQTAWATEGAMGRPITGMQITPYAGVIPPTPGMQWQVGYVYYDGKVEGTREVPIAGQVSLGLEADVNLYLAGGVYIWPTAEGRWNFASMVTVPYIDVEVGATLDVGGASARRSQSAGNLFDLYFAPVIASFHIDQVRHLSFGLYLYAPTADYDPDRIANPGLNVWTASPTVNYTQLFQQGTLEFSVQGALDWYSENKDTDYKNGVVWRSEVLLIKRTASGWGIGAVGGWIQQLEDDSGPTADRLGGFKGRAFGVGPVVTYGKKWQDGEHVDVTFRLVDEFSVKNRFEGVPVSLMVSFGF from the coding sequence ATGGAATGCACACGCACGCGCCGCTATTCGCCAAGGCTCACCCATTTCCTTGCCGGTGGCCTGCTGACTTCGCTGGCGCTGGGCTGCCAGACGGCATGGGCCACGGAAGGCGCCATGGGTCGCCCCATCACCGGCATGCAGATCACGCCTTACGCCGGCGTCATCCCGCCCACGCCCGGGATGCAGTGGCAGGTGGGTTATGTGTATTACGACGGCAAGGTCGAAGGTACGCGCGAGGTACCGATTGCCGGCCAGGTCTCGTTGGGGCTGGAAGCCGACGTCAACCTGTACCTGGCCGGCGGCGTCTACATCTGGCCGACGGCGGAAGGCCGCTGGAATTTCGCTTCCATGGTCACGGTTCCCTACATCGACGTGGAAGTAGGCGCCACGCTGGACGTGGGCGGTGCCAGCGCCAGGCGCAGCCAGAGCGCCGGCAACCTGTTCGACCTGTACTTCGCACCGGTCATCGCCAGTTTCCATATCGACCAGGTGCGCCATCTCTCCTTCGGCCTCTACTTGTACGCGCCCACGGCCGACTACGACCCCGACCGCATCGCCAACCCCGGGCTCAACGTCTGGACCGCGTCGCCCACCGTCAACTACACGCAGCTGTTCCAGCAGGGCACGCTGGAGTTCAGCGTGCAGGGCGCTTTGGACTGGTACAGCGAGAACAAGGACACCGACTACAAGAACGGAGTGGTGTGGCGCAGCGAGGTGCTGCTGATCAAGCGCACGGCCAGCGGCTGGGGCATCGGCGCGGTCGGCGGTTGGATCCAGCAGCTGGAAGACGATTCCGGCCCCACCGCAGACCGGCTGGGGGGATTCAAGGGCCGCGCCTTCGGTGTCGGGCCCGTGGTGACGTACGGCAAGAAGTGGCAGGACGGCGAACACGTCGACGTGACCTTCCGCCTGGTGGATGAGTTCTCGGTCAAGAACCGGTTCGAAGGCGTGCCGGTCAGCCTGATGGTGAGCTTCGGATTCTGA
- a CDS encoding response regulator transcription factor: MRRARILLAEDSPAVARQLRLLLANVFDVSGFVDDGIALRQAFEHLRPDVLVSDISMPGMDGLQAIERLQEEFGPLHIVFVTVHADEALVARAMALGPCGYVLKPDAGEDLIAAVHSVLAGKPYVSSSIAKAMEERGQPAP; this comes from the coding sequence ATGAGACGTGCGCGCATCCTGTTGGCGGAAGACAGCCCGGCCGTGGCCAGGCAGCTGCGCCTGCTGCTGGCCAACGTGTTCGACGTGAGCGGTTTCGTGGATGACGGTATTGCACTGCGACAGGCATTCGAGCACCTGCGCCCGGATGTACTGGTGTCCGACATCTCGATGCCGGGCATGGATGGCCTGCAGGCCATCGAACGACTGCAAGAGGAGTTCGGCCCGTTGCACATCGTGTTCGTCACCGTCCACGCGGATGAGGCCCTGGTCGCGCGCGCCATGGCGCTGGGGCCGTGCGGTTATGTGCTCAAGCCGGATGCGGGGGAAGACCTCATCGCCGCCGTGCACAGCGTGTTGGCGGGCAAACCCTACGTATCCTCCTCCATCGCCAAGGCAATGGAGGAACGCGGACAACCAGCGCCTTGA
- a CDS encoding DUF2092 domain-containing protein, with protein MNARQWLPLRPALVISIALACPAMAAEPPAESVAAPQGAAVERDPAALAALDRMGSALRGLRQFSLTSDTSTEVVLDTGQKIELDGTVTYKAARPTSLYVEIKSDRKLRELYFDAGKLTLHAPRLKFYASTDVKAKTLGELAINAATEYGIDFPMADMFFWGTEYAPKDLIQSAIYVGAATLDGERADQYAFTQEDVEWQVWISQETSLPKKLVITSLDDPALPQYRARLHWDTRTPVSASVFKFTPPAGSSQIKLVPAGTAVASVGQEK; from the coding sequence ATGAACGCAAGGCAATGGTTACCTCTCCGGCCCGCGCTGGTGATCTCGATCGCGTTGGCGTGCCCCGCCATGGCGGCGGAGCCGCCAGCTGAAAGTGTGGCCGCGCCGCAGGGCGCTGCGGTGGAACGCGACCCTGCCGCACTGGCGGCGCTGGACAGGATGGGCAGCGCGCTGCGCGGGCTGAGGCAGTTCAGCCTGACCTCGGACACCAGTACCGAGGTCGTGCTCGACACCGGCCAGAAGATCGAGCTTGACGGCACGGTGACCTACAAGGCAGCACGCCCGACCAGCCTGTACGTGGAGATCAAGAGCGACCGCAAGCTGCGCGAGCTTTATTTCGATGCGGGCAAGCTGACATTGCATGCGCCACGGCTGAAGTTCTATGCCAGCACCGACGTCAAGGCGAAGACACTCGGCGAGTTGGCCATCAATGCCGCGACCGAGTACGGCATCGATTTCCCGATGGCCGACATGTTCTTCTGGGGTACCGAGTATGCGCCGAAGGACCTGATCCAGTCCGCCATCTACGTGGGCGCAGCCACCCTGGACGGAGAGCGGGCGGACCAGTACGCGTTCACCCAGGAGGACGTGGAATGGCAGGTCTGGATCTCGCAGGAGACGTCGCTGCCGAAGAAGCTGGTCATCACCAGCCTGGATGATCCCGCGCTGCCGCAGTACCGCGCGCGGTTGCACTGGGATACGCGCACGCCGGTATCGGCATCCGTGTTCAAGTTCACGCCGCCCGCGGGATCGAGCCAGATCAAGCTGGTGCCCGCCGGAACAGCGGTGGCCAGCGTCGGACAGGAGAAATGA